One Candidatus Atelocyanobacterium thalassa isolate ALOHA genomic window, CTTTAATTTACTCAAAGAAGCATATGTCTATTTTGATAAAGCCATGATTAAATTTAATCAGTTACCAAAAGGTATTCAAATACCTTTACGACATGATCATCGAGCTGTACAAGATGAAATTACTAGTATTAATTAAACAACCAAAACCATAAAATATATCCTAGAGCTTTAACACCGTCTTTCCAATTAATTTTTTTACCTTCCTCGTAAGTTCTTCCATAGTAAGAAATACCAGTTTCGTATATTCGCCATTTACGAGCCTTAGTAATTTTAATTGTGAACTCTACTTCAAATCCAAAGTCATTACAAATGAGTTCCATTTCATTTATAACCTCACGACGAAACATTTTATAACAAACTTCGATGTCTGTAAGAGTAGTGTTACATAACAGATTAATCAAATTAGATATTACTTGATTTCCTAGAAGATGGTGAAAGTATAATACTCGATGAGGTTCACCATAAAAACGGCTTCCGTAAACTATATCTGCATTATTTTCCGCAATTAATTTCCACATTCGTTTCCAGTCCTGTGGATCATATTCTAAGTCGGCGTCTTGTATAACAAGAACTTCTCCAGTAGACTTCTTAAATCCTGTTCTTAATGCGGCGCCTTTACCTTGATTAAAATGATGGAAAATTATGCTTACTGTTATTAAAGCTGTTTCTCCTTGTATTTTTGTAGATAATTGCTG contains:
- a CDS encoding glycosyltransferase family 2 protein; translated protein: MKLSIIIPVYNEIHTISIILAKIAMVLPNVDKEIILVDDGSTDGTREWLVGNFGSANTKPVEALLNNGSLTAIDKIKNNSQQLSTKIQGETALITVSIIFHHFNQGKGAALRTGFKKSTGEVLVIQDADLEYDPQDWKRMWKLIAENNADIVYGSRFYGEPHRVLYFHHLLGNQVISNLINLLCNTTLTDIEVCYKMFRREVINEMELICNDFGFEVEFTIKITKARKWRIYETGISYYGRTYEEGKKINWKDGVKALGYILWFWLFN